A stretch of Candidatus Dormiibacterota bacterium DNA encodes these proteins:
- a CDS encoding outer membrane beta-barrel protein, with translation MTGRPVRSIVIAGILLIVAPVAPARAGIRERDGEVGVDYARQRFDPELLGETGGRWSLRGGMHMTDLLQWEGQITRGRVETTPLPGAERSMTLSLALVNLVVNFHPREDVVPYVLLGVGIAKTRIEAVGLSSSDTETGYQIGGGSRFFFGKRSAVALRVELSIPGGDAFEHSYFHLSLGAGLTFRIGHHHPAPVTIF, from the coding sequence ATGACCGGGCGCCCCGTCCGGTCGATCGTCATCGCCGGGATCCTCCTGATCGTCGCTCCGGTCGCTCCGGCCCGGGCGGGGATCAGGGAGCGCGACGGCGAAGTCGGAGTCGACTACGCGCGGCAGCGCTTCGACCCGGAGCTTCTGGGGGAGACCGGCGGACGCTGGTCGCTGCGAGGCGGGATGCACATGACGGACCTGCTGCAGTGGGAGGGACAGATCACGCGCGGCCGCGTCGAGACCACACCACTCCCCGGGGCGGAGCGGAGCATGACGCTGAGCCTCGCCCTCGTCAATCTGGTCGTCAATTTCCATCCGCGCGAGGACGTGGTGCCGTACGTCCTTCTCGGCGTCGGCATCGCGAAGACCAGGATCGAGGCGGTCGGCCTGTCGTCCAGCGACACCGAGACCGGCTATCAGATCGGGGGCGGGAGCCGGTTCTTCTTCGGCAAAAGGAGCGCCGTGGCCCTGCGGGTCGAGCTTTCGATCCCCGGCGGCGACGCGTTCGAGCACTCCTACTTCCATCTTTCGCTCGGGGCGGGGCTCACCTTCCGGATCGGGCACCACCACCCGGCGCCGGTGACGATCTTCTAG